TAATACAAAGCCACAGCTGTCAAGTGGGAACTACAAGTTGAAAAGGCCTTCTGGCGGCCTTCAGTTGAATGGATCTTTAAGATGGTGCAAATGATGTAGGTATAAGAGATAACAATCAACATAAAAGTGCTCATTTGGATGAAACCACACAAGGCAAAAAGAAGAATTTCATTAATGTGGGTGTTGGAGCAGGAGAGAGCTAACAGTGGAGGGATGTCACAGAAGAAATGATTGATGACGTTGGATCCACAAAATGACAAGCGAAATGTATAGTAAGTGTGAATTAGTGAAGTCACAGTACCGATAAGATAAGAGCCAGCTACCAATCCAAAACAAACTCCGTGGGACATAAGAACGGGATAAATTAGTGGGTTACAAATAGCCATGTAACGGTCATAGGCCATAGCTGCCAGAAGAAGGCACTCGGCATCTGCAAAAGCAGCAAACAGAAGCATTTGTGCAATGCATCCTGGCAGTGAGATCCTCTTCTTTCCAGTTACGAAATTGAGAAGCATTTTGGGTGTAATGGCAGAAGAATAAGAGAAGTCTAGGAAGGCCAAGTTGCTGAGGAAAAAGTACATTGGACTGCGGAGGCGTGGGCTGATCCAGATTAATATGATGATACCAATATTTCCCACCAAAGTGACTAGATAGATGGCTAAGAAGAGAACAAAGAAGACAGCCTTGATATTTTGATGATCAGTGAAGCCAAGAAGAACAAACTCAGTCACTGTTGTTTGGTTCCATTTACccattttttctgtttctttattcatttattctgaAGCTTCCACTAGTGGAGACTGGGATAGCTGATCAGTTGCTGCAAAAACTTGTTTCCTTCAGACTTCATGCACTTTCTGAAAGAGATAGTTAATACTGTAATTAATCACCTGCTCTAAACTTTCAATAAAATTATTGCAATCTGTCAATGTAAGAGTCTTCTCTAATGCTCCCATAATAGCACTAATGGCCCTAATTGTAAGATATTAATTAGAGATATTGAGAAGAAATTAATAGATTAATAATGGATAAATGATTATATTCATATTGGCTGATATATTactaaacatttacaaaataaaagagaaaggaggagaaggagaaggaggaggaggaagaaaaagaagaagaagaagaagaagaagaagaagaagaagaagaagaagaagaagaagaagaagaagaagaaactgaGTTACTGGTGATGAATGTTGATTTTTGTTGCAACTTTTTAAGGTGTTAAAATATTGCATTTACATTACAATCTGGACTTCTATGTTGTGGTTTTGAATATGTTTAACATGCTACTTTAGCATATTTTAACATGTTCCTATAAAGgaagatactttaaaaaaaaaaagtctgaaatTGAAAAGTCTGACTATTTTTTCCACTCTggcgtatttttaatttaaagatGATTTAGAAACT
This genomic window from Erythrolamprus reginae isolate rEryReg1 chromosome 1, rEryReg1.hap1, whole genome shotgun sequence contains:
- the LOC139153502 gene encoding olfactory receptor 5AR1-like; its protein translation is MNKETEKMGKWNQTTVTEFVLLGFTDHQNIKAVFFVLFLAIYLVTLVGNIGIIILIWISPRLRSPMYFFLSNLAFLDFSYSSAITPKMLLNFVTGKKRISLPGCIAQMLLFAAFADAECLLLAAMAYDRYMAICNPLIYPVLMSHGVCFGLVAGSYLIGTVTSLIHTYYTFRLSFCGSNVINHFFCDIPPLLALSCSNTHINEILLFALCGFIQMSTFMLIVISYTYIICTILKIHSTEGRQKAFSTCSSHLTAVALYYGTLLFTYLRPSSSYILNTDKIVSVFYTVVFPMLNPLIYTLRNEEVKDTINKLLQRKLIALRRIRSFFQCLH